Genomic DNA from Gossypium hirsutum isolate 1008001.06 chromosome A01, Gossypium_hirsutum_v2.1, whole genome shotgun sequence:
ccatacaactagctttatcaagattatttacaagtgtataatcatgttttcctttgaacttggtaaccactaggtATAAGGAGTGGAAAGAGGTGACttaaggcttagaaaatagcctattaggttCCACATAGtcggacacacgggcgtgtgtgacacacggttccttcCCATGGGTGtgggctatggccgtgtgtcccctacacttaattttaaatcaaaaacGCACACGAGTAGGCCACATAGGCATGTAACCTTGCCGTGTCTAAAAGAAATTGTTGTCCATGGGCAATCAGCACGGGCGTATGGCACGACCGTGTTGATAAGTTAGTGTTGCACACGGCCGAACGACATAGGCGTATCCcaagtcacacgagcgtgtgagtccacacggcccatctaCATGGGCGTGTAACACTTTAAGATAAGCAAAATTTTTCTGAGGAGCCTAAGGTTTATTGAACGTGCCAAACTTGTCCTGCAATGCCTCTAGGTACGTTATAGGCCTCAAAGGCCTATATAAGGAATGAGATATTCATgcttgaaaggttttaaattttagcaaaaaaaaaatatttgcgACCCAAATAGTGTGTTATAAGTGTAAAGTCccagtaatgcctcgaaccctatcctggcgtcggatacgggtaaggggtgttacagttgccCTTGGAAACTTTTTTGCTAGCTTTCACCATAGAGAGAACTGTTTCACAGTGAAAACTTATAACCCTACATGTAAATGTTTCAGAAGCAATGAGAACCAATTACTGTCTTGTAAGCATATACAAAAGACTTTTAGGGATAGAATAATTTCTTAGCCAAAGATGAAAGTGACAACTTTGAAGGAGATGTGTAAAACTGAACTAGAACTTTATGCTAGCTATAGAATGTGCCAAAGAGTTAGGAGTGAAGTTTTTATGGAAATGAAGGGGTCATACCTAAAAGAATATGTAAATCTATGGATTTATGTTGTTGAGCTACTAATAAGTAATCATGGGAGCATAGTTTCAATCCTAGTCTATAGAAACTAAGAAGGTAAAGTTTTGTTCAATAGGATAAATATGTGTTTTGAAGCATTGAAAAAGGGTGGAAAGCTAGTTGTAGGTGTTTTTATTGTAATTGATAAGTGTTTCCATAAAAGTGTTTGTAAATGAGAGATGTTGTGGTTGTTGGCAAATATGGCAACAATCAGATGTATCCATTGGTTTTGAAAGTGGTGGAAGGGGGAAATGCCTCTTTGTGGAAATGGTTTTTAGAGAAGCTATTTACCGATTTGTGTCATCCAATGGCTGTTGGATTAACATTGATGCTAGATCAACAAAAggtaatttattaatataaacatgttCATTCTATTTATTCTTTTAAGATACATATTTTACAGTAATTGTATGACTAACAACTTGAATTTTATGATTGTTGTAGGGGTTGATCAATTTATTAAATGAGTGTTTCCTAAACTTAGAGCATAGAATGTGTGCAAGACACATCTATGCCAATTGGTAGAAGACTTTGAAAATGTTGAATAGGAAGATGCAATTTTGGAATTGTGTCATGTCAACTTTTGTTGAGGACTTTGATGATCAGTTACAAAAATTAAAAGCGATGGGTAAGACATCGACTGATCAATTACTAGAGATCCTTATGCATCACTAGGCAAAGTTATATTTTAAAGGGACTTGCAAATGTGATGCAGTGGACAATAATATGGCTGAGGCATTTAACGTATGGATACTTGATGCAATGTGCAAACCTATCATCACCATGCTTGAAGAAATCAGGATGATAGTGATGACTAGGATGTATATGAAGTGAACCTGAGTAGAAAAGTGGAGAAGTAGCATTTCCCCTATTGCATTGCAAATGTTGGGAAAGAATACTACAACCTCAACAAAATGTATGCTTGTATAGAATGGTGATGGAGGGTTTAAAGTGATTCATGAAGACAACAAGTACATAGTTGACTTGAAATGGTTGAAATGTACTTGCAGAGAGTGGGAGCTTACAGGGATTCCTTGTTGCAATGTTGTATGTGCCATGTATATGACAAAAAGAATCCGGAAGCCTTTGTCTCACCATGGTACATCAAGGAGCAATATGTAGAAGCATACAGTTAGGTTTTACAACCAGTTGGGGGAAAATTTGGCTCAAGAGAGATGATTCAATAATTTCTCCATCAGTAAAAAAGATGCCTAGAAGAcccaagaaaaataaaaggaactcAAATGATGAACCAAAAAAGAGCAAGTTTGGAAAAGACACTAGGAAAGGCCttaaaatgtcatttttttgtttaaacaagTACAGCACAACAAGAAATTGTGTCTAAAAGATCAAATATGAGCaaaaatttataagtaattcGTGGACCATTTTATTTTAGATAACCTTTtctttacatacatatttgtttaaCCAATAAATACATTAGAAtaaatttcttcatttctttctAGGAACAAAATTCGAGTGTTGGTTCGTCCTTCATGCAAGTACAACAACCCAATTAGAAGCTACTATACCGCAACTAAAATATACATTAATGTAGTGTAGTGTATTATCTGTTTGTTCGAATATTTGAGAATTTTGTTCTGTTTTGGTAGATCCAAACAtttcaataggcattttaggtgGTCCAATTTCTTCTTtgtcattttgtttaaataattttgtgacagccctaatgtgaccctagtcgagaagtggtttcgggaccataaaaccgagtcataaaaataattaactgtcatatttgatgcttattatatgtatatatgcatgtgtgaaaatttcatatttgaattttgttaattgtaggtgaattttagtaaataggacttatgtgagaaaatttagaaatgtgctaggcaaatgtaaagtggcctattaatgcatgatatagaaatgatgggtttgcatgtcaaattgcccaaaatttgagctagtggccggccatgctatgggtcatagcatattttaagcatggtgtgttaatgtttcatgttggaaagaataaaataaaagagttagtaataaaataaggggatgaagggtgatgaaaacaaagaaaagaaaaaaagaaaatgttcatcctttaacatctttggccgaaaattctaaggagaaaggaagaagaaaggttgaagaggttcggccatgcatgtaactaggctaaggtatgtttgatgttgctccatgagattcatgtatatttttagttgttagcttgagttctacctagcccatggttaaatctttgctatgtgagggagatgatactcggccatgggtgttgtcttcttggttggtgtttgatgttgtgttgatgacgtatgaagatgatagagtgtgtgtgagaatttgaaaaaggtaggtcttagcaacttcatgaagcattcagccatggtaggaagtagaagagaaatatagttgttgttcatgttagatgaagtagagaagttgtgtgctaaggccgaatgtgactTTGAATACTAtagagtaatgtatgtgttttaaattgatggaatggagaggatgctttaatttttgttatgaataattatatgttaaattaagggttgctaagttagctattaaggtgaagtgcaaatgttagtatttgattactagtgtatatatgtgttttagccgAACTTTGAACTTGagacaaaatggtaattagccaatacaagtgaccatatttgtagaatgtattaagtgtacAATCGACCTcaccatagacatgcatattcggccacatgaatgaatacatagattgatgttgtacgttcggctataggtaagcatattgatggctttatcttggcttagaaatcggctaaaggagaatattggctagtaggttgaatttgattcatgatttcatacatatatgactctaatgcgtaatatacatgggctaagtaccttgaatttctccttgatgttcaaaatgattaaatcaatttatttgttaaattaagctcaagagcaaaggggaactaaatccgacaaaggaaaggaaaaggtgatcgaatagacgttgaaatcgtttgacaacattcgaggtaagttttcaagtaatggaacttagattatgatttgattaggtcatgacatataagtatgacaaataaacggtgatataatggttttgcttgaattatatattgaggtgattagtttatacctatgacgggtagccgaatttgtatagagatcatgttataaagccaatcaaaatcgtgctctttgtatgtggctattgaaccgaaattagtaagtgtgataagtgtcttgtgtttgagctttggtaatgaaaatgaaatatggatgtgtcatgatttattgatatatgtgcatggttattcgaatgatatccgggctaagtcccgaaggcttttatgctagtgactatattcggactaagatccgaaggcatttgtgcgagttgctatatccgggctaagacccgaaggcatttgtgctagcgactatatccgggctaagtcccgaaggcaattatgctagtgaccatatccgggctaagactcgAAGGCCTTGTgtgagtggttatatccggctaaatcccgaagatacttgggtttgggaatgagcaatcttgctgtaataatttcaattaatacgctcgtaaaatcccaacgatgaggtaagtttcgtatatgcattggaataattgattcttTCTAAATAAtgttcgctcaatcgattaacaagcttccggcttttagtcaagttgattccttatgtatgaatataatggttggaaatgtgaagtaggtatgaatataagggttggaaatgtgaagtaggtatgattgtgagaatatgtgtatatgaaattattcgtttagtcatatgaatgctatattttagttgtgcatgatttccttactcaaacttactaagcattaaatgcttattccgtttctttgattctttgttttatagattttggttcgtcagctaccGGACTTGGGAGTGTccaagtcgaagtcatccacactatcaaggTCCttgtggtactcttttagttgaactctgctaatggcatgtataggactgcccttgtgttattagtcaagtactttggtgttgtatatatttggatagccatgcgaaaatggcttatatattttgagcatagtgttataatcattttgtatgtatatggttattgagaggtgtggatatgcttggcaatgattggccattggaatggttaatcatgatcatattttgtgctatatatgctaaagggctagttgaatcatggaaactatgaaataggtaaagtctaccttaaaggcagatgctgacagcagcagtgatgtaaatttgaaaaatcactaaaaatattaggaatggaattaaataatgaataaattatgtaatcgaaccttgatgaatctactttcatatggaagaaactaaatgatcatatgagtcgtattttaagagatatttacgttttcatggaacagggccagagcaatttctggatcccctgatctgactttggaaattcactataaattaaccagagataattagaagtcattccatatatgtatagattcatttttgagtctggTTTCCTTAGAAACAAagggcataagtattgaagccctatacagggagatatataagtcgtaatgcatgaaggtcagagcagttgaaccctgaaacaggggagactttaactaataaactgtactaattggcccaaccaaaaattctagaaacaaatttttagatggacatatgggtctagtttcagaaaaaatttacggaactggatttcaagttttggaactcaagttatgatttttaaggtgacagtgacgcagttagccagcttgtctggaaattttaaatgaactattttttacaatgaaataagtctgttaacacctcgtgttcgactccggcaacggtctcgggcacggggcaTTACAAATTTAGTTTAAAGAATTATACGAGATTCTAGAAATATCATTTGGTTCAAGATAAATAGATTAAGAAATCGACTCTATTTCTTATTGTACTATGTTATTTCTAATAATATTTAGTATACAATGTGTTACCTCGTCATGTTAAAATCTGCACAATTAGACCCAACTATGATTGTATAAACCATTTAATtagctttttctttctttgtttcaaaCCATAACTATTTCTTCTTTATTCAAGAATTCACAATatggaaaggaaagaaaaagaatcaGGTGTATCAATTTATCAATGCATCACCAACGCAAAAggcacaaaaaaaaaaggaaaaagaaaaagaaaacaacaagTTGGTATTGGGGTTTACACAAACCTCAAAATTGGTGAACAAATACTACATGCGAGTATATGTAACTATTCTAAATATTGATTTTGTTGCCTGTTGACTAAGTAATTGATATCTACTAATTTAATTGTTTTCCAATTTCCTCGAAGCCTGGTACAAGCGGTGAAAGAACCATTATTACTGTAAGGAAGATTGGTCAATCTAATACTTCCCAATAGCAACATTCATGGGAAGGCCTAGATTGAAGTGGAAGGGGAAAAAAAGTTGTGACAACAAGGCAAATTACGCAACAAAACTCTAATGTTATCTGAAAGAAAGGGGAAAACCTTCTAAACAAGTGCAAATAGGGACACAAACATgccaaataaattttattataatagatGATTGTAGTGCAAACTAATGCTagcttaattttaatttctttggtAGTATAGTTTATGTTGACAAGGGACAAGATTGATATATTTTGTTCATATGGGAACCATTTGTTGACAAGGGAACATCTTGTTTATATTGAAACATCTTGTTGATAAGAATGCATTTTGAGGATAttgcaaattttaaatttacttttcATGTAATCTTTTGAGGTTTGTTTCTTTGTTGTTGTTATTAAATTATGGTTTAGTTGAGATTTTTCTTTGGTTCAACTcattataaaaattgtaattaatttttattgtaaataaaattaataaaattaatttaattataataacaaaGAAAGAAAGCCACATCAAGAAAAAATGTTGATGACATCAACAGTACAGCATCTGAGGTGACGTCTTAGttggtaaaaatgaaataaaaaagttaaacttAACCGTCACATCATCTTTACGTTGGTCAAGGGACTATTTACTGAATTTTGACGGTTTAAGTGAATTCGAAATAAAGAACATAAACTTAACTCAgttttttgaaattgaaaaagctGGAGAAATTTTTACGCTGTTAAGTTTTTCTTTAAAGAATATTAATGGGTAAAAAAGCCATGCTCTGCTTCTTCATATTAGCTTTTGTCATTGGGTGGATTCTCAGCTTTTGTCAATTTGTTTATTATCAATATATTCCATAAGcataaaaatctaatttgattATTACCAAATCCGAATAGTGcacctttcctttttcttagtGGGGGAACTCCAAAGTCAAATCAGTGTTCACTCTATCCGTACGCTTCGATTCCAGTAAAAGGGGAGGCTATAGTTCATTTCATATGATTAATTGGGTAAATTTATAATTGTTTGAGCTTCTACATATTCACTAAGAAACTCTGGCTTAGGCAAAGAAGAGTTGAATAAGGATCCACATCTCTTCAACCATAGCAATGGCGTCTACAAAATCTTCTCCACTAACCATTCCCCTATTTTTGACATGATGATCTTGTTTCTTCAACCCATGGTGTCATCTGGGAATCATACATTCTTAATCAAAGAAGCAACTGTGCAGGATCTCCAACTTGCATTTGAGAAAAACCAACTCACATCAAGGCAACTTGTTGAGTTTTACATGGGGGAAATCCATAGACTTAATGAGCTCCTTAGAGCGGTGATGGAAGTTAACCCGGATGCTTTGTATCAAGCTAATGAGGCTGACAGAGCGCAAGGCTAAAGCACCTGGATCACTAAGTGGCCTGCATGGACTTCCTATTCTGCTTAAGGACAACATTGCAACCAAGGATAAGATGAACACCGCAGCTGGTTCACTTGCGCTGCTTAGATCCATTGTACCTTAAGATGCAGGTGTGGTATCCAAATTGAGGAAAGCTGGGGCTATAATTCTTGGCAAGGTCAGCTTGAGTGAGTGGCCTCATTTCAGGAACGGAAGTGTGCCTAGTGGCTGGTGTGCTCGGACTGGTCAAGAAAAGGTGAGCTAAAAGCTATCATTTTTTCATACAAATGAACTGACTCTTAGAATTGTAAATCAAAATATGATATAAAACTTAATGAACCATAAATCAGGTTgcatcatgtcaaatcatcaagagcaaaatgataacaaaactagatgcggaagtgTACCTGAATCCACGAGTTCTTAGAAATTTTTCGgatatttgagatttaatctttcaaattagcacacaagaaatctTGAAAAGGTGgctctcttttctaaagatgagaTATTATAAAAGTTACATTTGGTGTAATTTGAGGACTATAActctaatatatataactttggcaTATTAGGCCTAATTTCGAATTAGCctatcattaattagaaattgctaattagaaattagttactagagtatctacgcATATTTTAtctatactttatttaataattaaaatccaataaaccttaatcaaattaggtCACTTCTAGTTtaggctaacctatcatgatagtaaataataacatataatcacCATGTGATGTCTATATTTTCTAACATCAACTTGTGATATTGGTAAGTGTAGAGTTGACTTACGATCAGTCAACATTTTATGCAACAACAATTTGACTCGCGAAACATAATTTCTTGCATACTTTTTGCTTATAATTTTACCACTGATTTCTTGGTCCTATTATCTCTTGGTCTGATTGTATGGGATTTCTCCAATTTGACTATATAGTTTAATTATATGGGACAGAATTGCATCTTGCAAGGCATAGTACCAGGTTCACTACATATTGTTCATAGTCATTAATGTGTTTATACTCCTGCCTATTAGCTTTGTGATCAATGCTACATTCATGCCAATTCAGTCTCAGTTAGATCAACTGTGAAGCTCTTACAGTTGATCTTTtcattctttatgttttttttctctcattctcGATTACAAGAACGCAAGATTCCTTTGATAGATGTGTCTAAGGTTGTTAAGGTGAAGCCTTACAGATATCCTGTAGTCCAGAAGACTGAAATAGAGAAATTGGTACAAGAAATGTTGCAAGCTGGAATAATCAGAAACAACAACAGCCCATTTGCATCTCCTATGGTGATGGTAAAAAAGAAATATGGCAGTTGGAGGCTGTGTATTGACTACAGGCAGCTTAACTAACTGACCATCAAAGATAGATTCCCTATTCCTATTATTGAAGAGCTCTTGGATGAATTAGGGGCAATCAAATTTATTCTCCAAATTGGATTTGTGTTCAGGCTATCATTAGATTCGAATGTGGGAGCAGGATGTgtataaaataacttttaaaactcatgctgggcattatgaattcttggtcatgccatttggcttgaacAATGCCCCCTCTAGTTTCCAATCACTGATGAATTCGGTCTTTCTATCCTTCTTGAGGAGATCAGctcttatttttttatgatatacTCATGTACTCCCAAAAGTGGACTGACCATTTGACTTAGTTGCAAGAGGCGTTCCAACTGTTACGATCTAATCAACTTTATTCTAAGTAGTCTAAGTGCATTTTTGGAGCTATGGAGTATCTTGGACATGTTATCTCTCAAGGAGTTGTCAGTATAGATCGAACCAAGGTGGCTAGTGTTCTGGACTAGTCTTCCCTAAAGTTTATCAAGGAGTTGTGAGGCTTCATTGGTTTGTCTGGGTATTATAGACGGTTCATCAAGGGGTACGGATTATTGGCTAAGCTCCTCACTGCATTATTAAAAAAAGATGTTACTTGGCAATGGACGGTGTTAGAGTAAACTGCTTTTGATCAACTCAAAGCAGTTGTTTGTCAAGCTACAGTTCTTGCTTTACCAAATTTTCAGGAGCCTTTTTGTGTGGAGATGGATGCTAGTGGCCAAGGGGTTGGGGCTATTTTGCAACAGAATGGAAGGCTAGTGGCATACTTCAGAAAAGCGTTGGGAGTCAAGTATCAAGCTTTGTCCATCTATGACAAAAAGATGCTTGCAGTACTGTTAGCAGTTAAGAAGTGCCACCCCTATCTTGTTAGCAGGCATTTCTTCATCAAAACAGATCACCAGAGCTTAAAATTCCTTTCTGAATAGTAGGCTAGTACACCTTACCAGTAGAAGTGGGTTGTTAAGATGCTAGGATACGATTATTCGATCTCATATTACAAAGGGGCTCAGAATACAGTGGCAAATGCTTTGTCCAGGAAACCTCATAACCACACTCATCAATTGCTCCAATGTGAATGCAGTCTTGACTCTTCTTGGTCTGAGGTATAGGAATGCATTGTTGCTTCATATGCGATAGATAAGAAGCTACACCAGTTGTGTCAATATGTTCAAACACAACCCCAGTTGCATCCCAAATACTCGTGGCATGGTACATTCCTTCGCAGATTGAGCAAAATTGTGGTGGGAAATGATATCCAGCTTTAAAGACACATATTTGGTCTTTTCCATGACAGTGCTTTAGAAGGTCATTTTGGCATCCATGCCACTCGTCACAAGATATCTGCCTTGTTCAATTAAAAGGGTCTCTCTAAAGATGTTAAGCATTGGATGCGGGAGTGTGTAGTTTGCGAACGTTGCAAAGTTAATAACTCTACTTCATCTGGGATTTTGCAACCCTTACCTATAACAGATTGTGCTTGGACTATCATTAGCATGGATTTTATTAAGGGCCTGCCTTTTACACAGGGTAAATCACCCATTCTTGTAGTGATTGACTATTTGACCAAGTATGGTCACTTCATTACCTTGGTACTGCCTTCACCATAGCTCAAGAGTATCTTAACCACATTTATAAGTTGCAAGGGACACCTAAGTCGATCGTGTCTAATAGagatagaaatttttttgagtaaCTTTTAGTAGGAACTGTTTCGATATTTGGGCACCAAACTGAAGATGTCCATTGCCtatcatccacaaactgatggccagacaaaaattcttaaaaaatgtTTAGAAAGTTATTTGAGATGCATGACTGGTGAAAAACCTTCTACTTGGGCATCTTGGCTACCTTTGGCGGAGTGGTGGTACAATACCACCTACCATTCAGCTATTCAGACCACTCCTTATGAAGCTCTCTATGGGTAAGGTCCACCTCTTCATTTACCTTACTTGGCTGGTGCTTCTCCAGTAGCTACAGTAGATCGCACCTTGCAACATAAAGAAATTATGCGCAAGGCTTTGAAATTTCATCTCACTCAAGCTCAGGATCGGATGAAACAAATGGCAGACAAACATAGGTCGAAACGAGAATTTCAGGTGGGCTATTTGGTGTATTTGAAGCTACAACCATATCGACAACATTCTTTGCGCAAGTTCAAGAACAAGAAGATGTCACCTCGGTATTTTGGCACTTTTCCAATGGAGGCTCGTATGGGACAGGTTGCTTACAAACTGTGTTATCGCCTTCTGCTCGTATCCATTCTACTTTTCATGTCTCGTAATTGAAGAAGCATATTGGTTCTGCGGTGAGTGCCTTTACCTTGCCACCAGTAGGGTCTGATGGAGCTTTTCCTAAGACATCAATTTGAATCTTGGACAAACGCCTAGTCAAGCAAGGTAACCATGCTGCTATGGAGGTTCTCGTTGAGTGGGCGGACACCTTTCATGAGGATTCTACTTGGGAGAATTTGCATGATCTTCAATGTCGCTTTCCTATGTTTGATCTTTAAGTACAAGGATCTTGTTTCAAGGGAGGGGTATTTGTTATGGAATAGTTTCAACagtctttttcattttcatattttcattgttgctattatttcttttgtttttaacgATGCATTTTACTCCTGTTCTTATTCTAGTTATATGGTGCGTTTTTAGCATTAGTTAAACGGTTCGTTTTGATGGAAAACCCTGTTATTAAAACAGTGTGTTTTAGTCCGTTGTTACTATTAGTGTTAATCCGTTATTGGGTTACCTTATATACCTGTAACTATAAGTCCAAAAAcgattatgaaaattaaatcagtaTTTTTAGTATTCtcttctctctcaatttcttcttcttcttctctctatTTTTCTACTGTTCCAGATCCATTACGTGACATTGTTGCTGTTCATGATCTATGAAATTGGAAATgggattttatttctttttgataACATAATTGAGCATTACCTTAGGGATTATGTTTTATGTCAAAGATCTGGTTATGTTTCTTCAAAATTGtgttttgttataaaatttaaaatttaaaattcaaaattcaaaattcaaaatttttttgtttaatgccatggaaaattagattttgtttttgaaatattgaacaaaccatttcattttatgaacacaattttctctatattttctttcaaaatttctctcaaatctTTCAATGACTTTTTAAGCTTTTGATTATTATCAATCAATctagaaaattttatttctagcaaaa
This window encodes:
- the LOC121216882 gene encoding uncharacterized protein — encoded protein: MVSSGNHTFLIKEATVQDLQLAFEKNQLTSRQLVEFYMGEIHRLNELLRAVMEVNPDALYQANEADRAQGVVSKLRKAGAIILGKVSLSEWPHFRNGSVPSGWCARTGQEKLCDQCYIHANSVSVRSTVKLLQLIFSFFMFFFSHSRLQERKIPLIDVSKVVKVKPYRYPVVQKTEIEKLVQEMLQAGIIRNNNSPFASPMVMEPFCVEMDASGQGVGAILQQNGRLVAYFRKALGVKYQALSIYDKKMLAVLLAVKKCHPYLVSRHFFIKTDHQSLKFLSE